In Girardinichthys multiradiatus isolate DD_20200921_A chromosome 18, DD_fGirMul_XY1, whole genome shotgun sequence, a single window of DNA contains:
- the synrg gene encoding synergin gamma isoform X1: protein MALRPGSGGGSSFMYPVGGGLGPPQGMVPMQQQQQQQQQQQGFPMVPVMQPNMQGMMGINFGGQMPPCTIPMQGGMAIGMQTPGMPFLGQPQFMGMRAAGPQYTADMQKQMAEEHQKRLEQQQKMLEEERKRRQFEEQKQKLRLLSSVKPKTGEKSRDDALEAIKGNMDGFSRDAKMHPTPSSQAKKPDSSSSHLPVPTHSLPPGFSEDNDDFSDFQGPVDAPTSFPPSSSSTSTSGLSSQVHSQPSSSATKGFAEADDEEFSDFVQGPVNTFPSSSLHFTSQAQVQPSFTPSQSLPASVSITTASQHSAVNTSSQSSFQGPSLEEKLFSSCDLTADKSARISFKSKQSLTQMAPRAKVSSQFSASPMARNWATATEDLSSVFVTEKAQEAPVFSPNHQLPSAANPSAQTSSDSAGVAVYPQQEHIQSILPAWVYNDSLVPDMFKKVLELTMTPAGIDTAKLYPILMSSGLPREALGQIWASANRTTPGMLTKEELYTVLGLIGVAQTGLPVLNVEILSQFPSPPVPNLPALALAMAPIIPQHQQPMMTQPPVSMSMATPAAPIMAMAPAAPPQPPTNTNFIANFPPAPSTRGTKIEDDEFQDFQEAPKAGAGDQVFSDFQGESGGSFPTAAGHQHQNSTPAMLTPVTGSSSSSVLSSDKYAVFKQLSVDQPAEPTPPVSDAGDKYSVFRQLEQPADKKTVGEGFADFKSVSADDNFTDFKTADSVSPLDPSDQAKIFQPAFPSAFPNSQTLQQLPQQQQLAVSLSQPKNPLNMADLDLFSSVVPSVPASTEKKLSTFPPVSVPPSLSLLTSGAKPSGGGADDFGDFALFGASSDSTQTSIAAGGAAAAPHDDFADFMAFGSSGGEPKGESGTVIRGDSSAKQPQQTSDKYDVFKQLSLEGGLSYDDTKESGGGSFSSLKSDTDDFADFQSSKFSTALGASEKTLVDKVAAFKHGKEDSASVKSLDLPSIGGSSVGKDDSEDALSVQLDMKLSDMGGDLKHVMSDSSLDLPGLSAHQPPATERDDMKFDPFGTSALGTLSSYDWSDREESLAGEQRKPQGLEGASSSSLAPSQKNELSFGSAENISSSSLAKITTSLTAENGSSGDNKLEAFADFGSCDRPADDDDFGEFASTVSEKSDSPAVTAEVGSEGNQSETSEEFGILQVDKPKFGKFDFLKASAQTNVKSSEEMIKNELATFDLSVQGSHKRSHSLGEKEIGRSPPSPAPEQPFRDRSNTLNEKPTLPVIRDKYKDLTGEVEESERYAYEWQRCLESALEVITKANNTLNGISSSSVCTEVIQSAQGMEYLLGVVEVYRVTRRVELGIKATAVCSEKLQQQLKDISRVWNNLIGFMSLAKLVPDESSLDFSSCILRPSIKNAKEMACGVCLLNVDARSKNKEGSAFGRLLKRAFNSETDNFKLLYGGHQYHASCANFWINCVEPKPPGLILPDLL from the exons gaaacgtctggagcagcagcagaagatgctggaggaggaaagaaaaagaagacagtttgaagagcaaaaacaaaagctgagGCTGCTTAGCAGTGTCAAACCCAAA ACAGGGGAGAAGAGTCGGGATGATGCTTTGGAAGCGATCAAAGGCAACATGGACGGATTTAGCAGGGACGCTAAAATGCACCCGACTCCTTCATCACAGGCCAAGAAGCCAG ACTCATCGTCATCACACCTGCCTGTCCCCACTCATTCCCTCCCCCCAGGTTTCTCCGAGGATAATGACGACTTTAGTGACTTTCAGGGGCCTGTAGATGCCCCCACCTCCTTCCCCCCATCCTCCTCTTCTACCTCCACCTCTGGCCTCTCCTCTCAGGTCCACAGCCAGCCTTCATCCTCCGCCACTAAAGGTTTTGCTGAGGCTGACGATGAGGAGTTTAGTGACTTTGTTCAGGGACCTGTAAACACTTTCCCTTCCTCCAGTTTGCATTTCACCTCTCAAGCCCAAGTTCAACCATCATTCACTCCCTCACAATCCCTCCCTGCCTCTGTGTCCATTACCACTGCCTCCCAACACTCTGCTGTCAACACCAGTTCACAATCTTCATTTCAAG GTCCGTCGCTGGAAGAGAAGCTGTTCTCCTCGTGCGATCTTACCGCCGATAAATCCGCCCGCATTAGCTTTAAATCCAAGCAAAGTTTGACTCAAATGGCTCCAAGAGCTAAAGTTTCGTCCCAGTTCTCGGCCAGTCCTATGGCCAGGAACTGGGCCACAGCCACGGAGGACTTAAGCTCCGTCTTCGTCACGGAAAAGGCACAAGAAGCCCCGGTTTTTTCACCCAACCACCAGCTGCCATCAGCTGCAAACCCATCTGCTCAGACCAGTAGTGACAGTG CAGGTGTTGCTGTGTACCCACAACAAGAGCACATCCAGTCTATTCTGCCTGCCTGGGTTTACAATGACAGCCTCGTCCCAG ACATGTTTAAGAAGGTTCTTGAACTCACGATGACTCCGGCAGGGATAGACACAGCAAAGCTCTACCCAATCTTGATGTCATCAGGCCTTCCCAGGGAAGCGCTGGGGCAAATCTGGGCATCAGCCAATCGCACAACACCTGGCATGCTGACCAAGGAGGAGCTCTATACTGTACTTGGACTAATTGGTGTGGCACAG ACCGGCCTCCCAGTATTGAATGTGGAAATACTGAGTCAGTTTCCGTCTCCTCCTGTGCCCAACCTGCCTGCCCTGGCATTGGCCATGGCCCCCATCATACCTCAGCACCAGCAGCCGATGATGACCCAGCCGCCTGTCTCCATGTCCATGGCCACACCAGCAGCACCGATCATGGCTATGGCACCTGCTGCCCCTCCTCAGCCGcccacaaacacaaatttcaTCGCCAATTTTCCACCTGCACCTTCAACACGG GGGACCAAAATCGAGGATGATGAATTCCAGGACTTCCAGGAGGCTCCGAAAGCTGGAGCAGGAGACCAGGTCTTCTCTGATTTCCAAGGGGAATCAGGAGGGAGCTTTCCCACCGCTGCTGGACATCAACATCAAAATAG CACACCTGCCATGTTGACTCCGGTGACTGGTTCGTCCTCTTCCTCCGTCCTGTCCTCTGATAAGTATGCCGTGTTCAAGCAGCTGTCTGTGGATCAGCCTGCAGAGCCCACACCCCCTGTCTCAG ATGCTGGGGACAAATACAGTGTATTCAGACAGCTAGAACAACCTGCTGACAAGAAAACAGTCG GGGAAGGATTTGCAGACTTCAAGTCTGTCAGTGCCGACGATAACTTCACAGACTTCAAAACCGCCGACAGCGTCTCACCATTAGACCCTTCAGATCAGGCCAAGATCTTTCAACCTGCATTCCCTTCTGCTTTCCCAAACTCCCAGACTTTACAGCAACTTCCGCAGCAGCAACAGCTAGCAGTGTCTCTATCCCAACCCAAAAATCCTCTCAACATGGCCGACCTGGACCTTTTCTCCTCTGTGGTTCCATCCGTTCCTGCCTCCACTGAGAAAAAACTCAGCACATTCCCACCTGTATCTGTTCCACCCTCATTAAGCCTCCTGACCAGCGGAGCCAAACCTTCAGGGGGAGGTGCAGATGATTTTGGTGACTTTGCCCTCTTTGGCGCCTCCTCTGACTCCACTCAAACTTCAATAGCagcaggaggagcagcagcagctcctcaTGATGACTTTGCAGATTTCATGGCATTTGGAAGTTCTGGCGGAGAGCCGAAAGGTGAGAGTGGAACTGTGATCCGAGGGGACTCCTCCGCAAAGCAGCCTCAGCAGACCTCAGACAAGTATGACGTGTTCAAACAGCTGTCTCTGGAAGGAGGCCTCTCCTACGATGACACGAAAGAGAGTGGCGGCGGATCGTTCTCTTCCCTCAAGAGTGACACGGACGACTTTGCCGACTTTCAGTCTTCAAAGTTCTCCACTGCACTCGGCGCCTCGGAGAAGACTCTGGTGGACAAGGTGGCTGCTTTCAAACATGGCAAGGAGGACTCTGCATCGGTGAAGTCGCTCGACCTCCCGTCCATCGGCGGGAGCAGCGTAGGGAAGGACGACTCAGAGGACGCGCTCTCCGTGCAGTTGGACATGAAGCTGTCGGACATGGGTGGAGACCTGAAGCACGTGATGTCAGACAGCTCTCTGGATTTGCCGGGCCTCTCGGCCCACCAGCCCCCCGCCACAG AAAGAGACGACATGAAATTTGACCCATTTGGGACCTCGGCCCTCGGCACCTTGTCTAGCTACGATTGGTCAGATCGAGAAGAAAGTCTGGCCGGTGAGCAGAGAAAGCCCCAGGGCTTGGAAGGGGCTTCTTCATCATCTTTAGCACCGTCACAAAAGAATGAACTGAGCTTTGGCAGTGCTGAAAACATCTCAAGCAGCTCCCTGGCAAAGATCACCACCTCTTTAACTGCAGAGAATGGATCTTCAGGAGATAACAAGCTCGAGGCCTTCGCCGACTTCGGTTCCTGTGACCGGCCCGCTGACGACGATGACTTTGGAGAGTTTGCCAGTACTGTGTCTGAAAAATCAGACTCACCAGCTGTCACTGCTGAGGTGGGCTCAGAGGGAAACCAAAGCGAGACTTCGGAAGAATTTGGCATCCTCCAAGTGGACAAGCCCAAATTCGGCAAGTTTGACTTCCTGAAAGCCAGCGCTCAAACCAACGTCAAATCCAGTGAGGAGATGATCAAGAACGAACTCGCAACTTTTGACTTGTCTGTTCAAG GCTCTCACAAACGCAGTCACAGCTTAGGTGAGAAGGAGATCGGGCGTTCACCTCCATCTCCAGCTCCGGAGCAGCCTTTCAGAGACCGGTCCAACACGCTGAACGAGAAGCCTACCCTGCCTGTCATCAGGGACAAGTACAAAGACCTGACAGGGGAGGTGGAG GAAAGCGAGCGGTACGCGTATGAGTGGCAGAGGTGTCTGGAAAGTGCTCTGGAG GTCATCACCAAGGCCAACAACACCCTGAACGGCATCAGCAGCTCGTCTGTCTGCACCGAGGTCATCCAGTCTGCTCAGGGCATGGAGTACCTGCTGG GTGTTGTGGAAGTGTACCGGGTCACCAGGCGAGTGGAGCTGGGCATCAAGGCGACGGCGGTGTGCTCTgagaagctgcagcagcagctgaagGACATCAGCCGAGTGTGGAACAACCTCATTGGCTTCATGTCGCTGGCCAAACTCGTA cCAGATGAAAGCTCCCTGGATTTCTCCTCCTGTATTCTGAGGCCCAGCATCAAGAACGCCAAGGAAATGGCTTGCGGAGTTTGCCTGCTGAACGTTGACGCACGCAGCAAG AACAAAGAAGGAAGCGCTTTTGGACGTCTGTTAAAACGA GCTTTCAACTCTGAGACGGACAACTTCAAGCTGCTGTACGGAGGCCACCAGTACCACGCCAGCTGCGCCAATTTCTGGATCAACTGCGTGGAGCCGAAACCTCCGGGCCTCATCCTGCCTGACCTGCTCTGA
- the synrg gene encoding synergin gamma isoform X3 has product MALRPGSGGGSSFMYPVGGGLGPPQGMVPMQQQQQQQQQQQGFPMVPVMQPNMQGMMGINFGGQMPPCTIPMQGGMAIGMQTPGMPFLGQPQFMGMRAAGPQYTADMQKQMAEEHQKRLEQQQKMLEEERKRRQFEEQKQKLRLLSSVKPKTGEKSRDDALEAIKGNMDGFSRDAKMHPTPSSQAKKPDSSSSHLPVPTHSLPPGFSEDNDDFSDFQGPVDAPTSFPPSSSSTSTSGLSSQVHSQPSSSATKGFAEADDEEFSDFVQGPVNTFPSSSLHFTSQAQVQPSFTPSQSLPASVSITTASQHSAVNTSSQSSFQGPSLEEKLFSSCDLTADKSARISFKSKQSLTQMAPRAKVSSQFSASPMARNWATATEDLSSVFVTEKAQEAPVFSPNHQLPSAANPSAQTSSDSAGVAVYPQQEHIQSILPAWVYNDSLVPDMFKKVLELTMTPAGIDTAKLYPILMSSGLPREALGQIWASANRTTPGMLTKEELYTVLGLIGVAQTGLPVLNVEILSQFPSPPVPNLPALALAMAPIIPQHQQPMMTQPPVSMSMATPAAPIMAMAPAAPPQPPTNTNFIANFPPAPSTRGTKIEDDEFQDFQEAPKAGAGDQVFSDFQGESGGSFPTAAGHQHQNSTPAMLTPVTGSSSSSVLSSDKYAVFKQLSVDQPAEPTPPVSDAGDKYSVFRQLEQPADKKTVGEGFADFKSVSADDNFTDFKTADSVSPLDPSDQAKIFQPAFPSAFPNSQTLQQLPQQQQLAVSLSQPKNPLNMADLDLFSSVVPSVPASTEKKLSTFPPVSVPPSLSLLTSGAKPSGGGADDFGDFALFGASSDSTQTSIAAGGAAAAPHDDFADFMAFGSSGGEPKGESGTVIRGDSSAKQPQQTSDKYDVFKQLSLEGGLSYDDTKESGGGSFSSLKSDTDDFADFQSSKFSTALGASEKTLVDKVAAFKHGKEDSASVKSLDLPSIGGSSVGKDDSEDALSVQLDMKLSDMGGDLKHVMSDSSLDLPGLSAHQPPATERDDMKFDPFGTSALGTLSSYDWSDREESLAGEQRKPQGLEGASSSSLAPSQKNELSFGSAENISSSSLAKITTSLTAENGSSGDNKLEAFADFGSCDRPADDDDFGEFASTVSEKSDSPAVTAEVGSEGNQSETSEEFGILQVDKPKFGKFDFLKASAQTNVKSSEEMIKNELATFDLSVQGSHKRSHSLGEKEIGRSPPSPAPEQPFRDRSNTLNEKPTLPVIRDKYKDLTGEVEESERYAYEWQRCLESALEVITKANNTLNGISSSSVCTEVIQSAQGMEYLLGVVEVYRVTRRVELGIKATAVCSEKLQQQLKDISRVWNNLIGFMSLAKLVPDESSLDFSSCILRPSIKNAKEMACGVCLLNVDARSKAFNSETDNFKLLYGGHQYHASCANFWINCVEPKPPGLILPDLL; this is encoded by the exons gaaacgtctggagcagcagcagaagatgctggaggaggaaagaaaaagaagacagtttgaagagcaaaaacaaaagctgagGCTGCTTAGCAGTGTCAAACCCAAA ACAGGGGAGAAGAGTCGGGATGATGCTTTGGAAGCGATCAAAGGCAACATGGACGGATTTAGCAGGGACGCTAAAATGCACCCGACTCCTTCATCACAGGCCAAGAAGCCAG ACTCATCGTCATCACACCTGCCTGTCCCCACTCATTCCCTCCCCCCAGGTTTCTCCGAGGATAATGACGACTTTAGTGACTTTCAGGGGCCTGTAGATGCCCCCACCTCCTTCCCCCCATCCTCCTCTTCTACCTCCACCTCTGGCCTCTCCTCTCAGGTCCACAGCCAGCCTTCATCCTCCGCCACTAAAGGTTTTGCTGAGGCTGACGATGAGGAGTTTAGTGACTTTGTTCAGGGACCTGTAAACACTTTCCCTTCCTCCAGTTTGCATTTCACCTCTCAAGCCCAAGTTCAACCATCATTCACTCCCTCACAATCCCTCCCTGCCTCTGTGTCCATTACCACTGCCTCCCAACACTCTGCTGTCAACACCAGTTCACAATCTTCATTTCAAG GTCCGTCGCTGGAAGAGAAGCTGTTCTCCTCGTGCGATCTTACCGCCGATAAATCCGCCCGCATTAGCTTTAAATCCAAGCAAAGTTTGACTCAAATGGCTCCAAGAGCTAAAGTTTCGTCCCAGTTCTCGGCCAGTCCTATGGCCAGGAACTGGGCCACAGCCACGGAGGACTTAAGCTCCGTCTTCGTCACGGAAAAGGCACAAGAAGCCCCGGTTTTTTCACCCAACCACCAGCTGCCATCAGCTGCAAACCCATCTGCTCAGACCAGTAGTGACAGTG CAGGTGTTGCTGTGTACCCACAACAAGAGCACATCCAGTCTATTCTGCCTGCCTGGGTTTACAATGACAGCCTCGTCCCAG ACATGTTTAAGAAGGTTCTTGAACTCACGATGACTCCGGCAGGGATAGACACAGCAAAGCTCTACCCAATCTTGATGTCATCAGGCCTTCCCAGGGAAGCGCTGGGGCAAATCTGGGCATCAGCCAATCGCACAACACCTGGCATGCTGACCAAGGAGGAGCTCTATACTGTACTTGGACTAATTGGTGTGGCACAG ACCGGCCTCCCAGTATTGAATGTGGAAATACTGAGTCAGTTTCCGTCTCCTCCTGTGCCCAACCTGCCTGCCCTGGCATTGGCCATGGCCCCCATCATACCTCAGCACCAGCAGCCGATGATGACCCAGCCGCCTGTCTCCATGTCCATGGCCACACCAGCAGCACCGATCATGGCTATGGCACCTGCTGCCCCTCCTCAGCCGcccacaaacacaaatttcaTCGCCAATTTTCCACCTGCACCTTCAACACGG GGGACCAAAATCGAGGATGATGAATTCCAGGACTTCCAGGAGGCTCCGAAAGCTGGAGCAGGAGACCAGGTCTTCTCTGATTTCCAAGGGGAATCAGGAGGGAGCTTTCCCACCGCTGCTGGACATCAACATCAAAATAG CACACCTGCCATGTTGACTCCGGTGACTGGTTCGTCCTCTTCCTCCGTCCTGTCCTCTGATAAGTATGCCGTGTTCAAGCAGCTGTCTGTGGATCAGCCTGCAGAGCCCACACCCCCTGTCTCAG ATGCTGGGGACAAATACAGTGTATTCAGACAGCTAGAACAACCTGCTGACAAGAAAACAGTCG GGGAAGGATTTGCAGACTTCAAGTCTGTCAGTGCCGACGATAACTTCACAGACTTCAAAACCGCCGACAGCGTCTCACCATTAGACCCTTCAGATCAGGCCAAGATCTTTCAACCTGCATTCCCTTCTGCTTTCCCAAACTCCCAGACTTTACAGCAACTTCCGCAGCAGCAACAGCTAGCAGTGTCTCTATCCCAACCCAAAAATCCTCTCAACATGGCCGACCTGGACCTTTTCTCCTCTGTGGTTCCATCCGTTCCTGCCTCCACTGAGAAAAAACTCAGCACATTCCCACCTGTATCTGTTCCACCCTCATTAAGCCTCCTGACCAGCGGAGCCAAACCTTCAGGGGGAGGTGCAGATGATTTTGGTGACTTTGCCCTCTTTGGCGCCTCCTCTGACTCCACTCAAACTTCAATAGCagcaggaggagcagcagcagctcctcaTGATGACTTTGCAGATTTCATGGCATTTGGAAGTTCTGGCGGAGAGCCGAAAGGTGAGAGTGGAACTGTGATCCGAGGGGACTCCTCCGCAAAGCAGCCTCAGCAGACCTCAGACAAGTATGACGTGTTCAAACAGCTGTCTCTGGAAGGAGGCCTCTCCTACGATGACACGAAAGAGAGTGGCGGCGGATCGTTCTCTTCCCTCAAGAGTGACACGGACGACTTTGCCGACTTTCAGTCTTCAAAGTTCTCCACTGCACTCGGCGCCTCGGAGAAGACTCTGGTGGACAAGGTGGCTGCTTTCAAACATGGCAAGGAGGACTCTGCATCGGTGAAGTCGCTCGACCTCCCGTCCATCGGCGGGAGCAGCGTAGGGAAGGACGACTCAGAGGACGCGCTCTCCGTGCAGTTGGACATGAAGCTGTCGGACATGGGTGGAGACCTGAAGCACGTGATGTCAGACAGCTCTCTGGATTTGCCGGGCCTCTCGGCCCACCAGCCCCCCGCCACAG AAAGAGACGACATGAAATTTGACCCATTTGGGACCTCGGCCCTCGGCACCTTGTCTAGCTACGATTGGTCAGATCGAGAAGAAAGTCTGGCCGGTGAGCAGAGAAAGCCCCAGGGCTTGGAAGGGGCTTCTTCATCATCTTTAGCACCGTCACAAAAGAATGAACTGAGCTTTGGCAGTGCTGAAAACATCTCAAGCAGCTCCCTGGCAAAGATCACCACCTCTTTAACTGCAGAGAATGGATCTTCAGGAGATAACAAGCTCGAGGCCTTCGCCGACTTCGGTTCCTGTGACCGGCCCGCTGACGACGATGACTTTGGAGAGTTTGCCAGTACTGTGTCTGAAAAATCAGACTCACCAGCTGTCACTGCTGAGGTGGGCTCAGAGGGAAACCAAAGCGAGACTTCGGAAGAATTTGGCATCCTCCAAGTGGACAAGCCCAAATTCGGCAAGTTTGACTTCCTGAAAGCCAGCGCTCAAACCAACGTCAAATCCAGTGAGGAGATGATCAAGAACGAACTCGCAACTTTTGACTTGTCTGTTCAAG GCTCTCACAAACGCAGTCACAGCTTAGGTGAGAAGGAGATCGGGCGTTCACCTCCATCTCCAGCTCCGGAGCAGCCTTTCAGAGACCGGTCCAACACGCTGAACGAGAAGCCTACCCTGCCTGTCATCAGGGACAAGTACAAAGACCTGACAGGGGAGGTGGAG GAAAGCGAGCGGTACGCGTATGAGTGGCAGAGGTGTCTGGAAAGTGCTCTGGAG GTCATCACCAAGGCCAACAACACCCTGAACGGCATCAGCAGCTCGTCTGTCTGCACCGAGGTCATCCAGTCTGCTCAGGGCATGGAGTACCTGCTGG GTGTTGTGGAAGTGTACCGGGTCACCAGGCGAGTGGAGCTGGGCATCAAGGCGACGGCGGTGTGCTCTgagaagctgcagcagcagctgaagGACATCAGCCGAGTGTGGAACAACCTCATTGGCTTCATGTCGCTGGCCAAACTCGTA cCAGATGAAAGCTCCCTGGATTTCTCCTCCTGTATTCTGAGGCCCAGCATCAAGAACGCCAAGGAAATGGCTTGCGGAGTTTGCCTGCTGAACGTTGACGCACGCAGCAAG GCTTTCAACTCTGAGACGGACAACTTCAAGCTGCTGTACGGAGGCCACCAGTACCACGCCAGCTGCGCCAATTTCTGGATCAACTGCGTGGAGCCGAAACCTCCGGGCCTCATCCTGCCTGACCTGCTCTGA